Proteins co-encoded in one bacterium genomic window:
- a CDS encoding acetyl-CoA decarbonylase/synthase complex subunit delta: protein MAFAISKIKYTGRIREVTLGKEPKVARVGGEDCYPFHIFEGSMPNKPLVAMEVWDMKPEGWPEACEKPFEGVLDDPGAWAKKCVEHYGAEAIVVQLKSTDPNGLDAPAEKASEAVGKVLAAVDVPVIVWGTANTAKDTVVLRKIAEDYQNRNLILGPVEEENHKAIGAAALGFGHTVIASSPIDVNLAKQLNILLGNLGVPRDKIIIDPTTGGLGYGLEYSYSVMERIRMAALVQEDDQLAQPMINNVGNEVWKTKEAKVGREEAPELGDPELRGILMETVTAISFLLAGSDILILRHPESVKLVKKFMERITAQRAEAPARLKVQRDKAKPIAAAPAAKPAAAPAAKPAAAPPPPPPKPAVAPPPPPKAAPKVEEKVEVDLEAAARAKAEAEAKAKAEAEAKAKAEAEAKARAEAEAKARAEAEARARAEAEAKAKEEAKAKAEEELMELRRKRREERERRQAELHLVQKKEVQFGKGPEPGTAGPDGLYILRQLDRWRLRGEGILRK from the coding sequence TTGGCTTTCGCAATCTCTAAGATCAAGTACACGGGGAGGATCAGGGAGGTGACCCTGGGCAAGGAGCCCAAGGTCGCGCGCGTGGGCGGAGAGGACTGCTATCCATTTCACATTTTTGAGGGCTCCATGCCCAACAAGCCCCTGGTGGCCATGGAAGTCTGGGACATGAAGCCCGAGGGTTGGCCCGAGGCCTGCGAGAAACCCTTTGAGGGAGTTTTGGATGACCCGGGGGCCTGGGCAAAAAAATGCGTGGAGCATTACGGGGCTGAGGCAATAGTTGTGCAGCTAAAGTCCACGGATCCCAATGGCCTGGATGCTCCGGCCGAGAAGGCAAGCGAGGCTGTGGGCAAGGTGCTGGCTGCCGTGGATGTACCAGTCATTGTCTGGGGCACGGCAAACACAGCCAAGGACACGGTGGTCTTGAGAAAGATCGCAGAGGATTACCAAAACAGGAATCTGATCCTGGGGCCAGTTGAGGAGGAGAACCATAAAGCCATCGGGGCTGCAGCCCTGGGGTTCGGGCATACGGTCATAGCCAGCTCCCCCATTGATGTGAACCTGGCCAAACAGCTCAACATCCTTCTGGGAAACCTGGGTGTGCCAAGAGACAAGATCATCATCGATCCCACCACAGGAGGTCTGGGCTACGGACTGGAGTATAGCTATTCAGTCATGGAGCGCATAAGGATGGCCGCTTTGGTGCAGGAGGACGACCAGCTGGCCCAGCCCATGATCAACAATGTTGGAAACGAGGTTTGGAAGACCAAGGAGGCCAAGGTGGGGCGGGAAGAGGCCCCAGAGCTGGGGGATCCAGAGCTGCGGGGGATCCTCATGGAGACAGTGACCGCCATCTCGTTTTTGCTGGCCGGCTCGGACATCCTGATCCTCCGACATCCAGAGAGCGTAAAGCTGGTCAAGAAGTTCATGGAAAGGATCACAGCCCAAAGAGCTGAAGCCCCGGCCAGGTTAAAGGTACAAAGGGACAAAGCCAAACCCATAGCAGCAGCACCCGCAGCCAAGCCTGCAGCAGCACCCGCGGCCAAGCCTGCAGCTGCTCCACCACCGCCCCCACCCAAGCCCGCAGTTGCCCCGCCGCCTCCACCCAAGGCGGCTCCCAAGGTGGAAGAAAAGGTGGAGGTAGACCTGGAGGCAGCAGCAAGGGCTAAAGCCGAGGCAGAGGCCAAGGCCAAGGCAGAAGCCGAAGCCAAGGCCAAGGCCGAGGCAGAAGCCAAAGCCAGGGCAGAAGCCGAAGCCAAGGCCAGGGCCGAGGCAGAAGCCAGGGCAAGGGCAGAGGCAGAGGCCAAGGCCAAAGAGGAGGCCAAGGCCAAGGCTGAGGAAGAGCTGATGGAGCTCAGAAGAAAGCGCAGGGAGGAGCGGGAGCGAAGACAGGCAGAACTTCATCTGGTGCAGAAAAAGGAAGTGCAGTTCGGCAAAGGCCCTGAACCCGGCACAGCAGGTCCGGATGGGTTATACATCTTGAGACAGCTTGATAGGTGGAGGCTCAGAGGGGAGGGCATTTTGCGTAAGTAA
- a CDS encoding dihydropteroate synthase has product MLRIGENLNVMVKRIGEAMKNRDPKPIQEMAIAEAEAGVDWIDINLGPARKGGEELMEWMVKTVQEVVDTPLYLDTTNIQAMEAGLRVYKPKKGKAVINSIMCRPERMEAQIPMAKKYDAGMVALLWGPEGLPRDASERSLLATDILSRAVEAGIAPQDIYVDPIITPVNVQQQQLLECLEFMRQLMEMAEVLAPGVNSTCGLSNCSNGAPDHLRPILNQTMMVILERYGMTTAIVDAFDKQLAAIAKGQRPDIVAIINKVLDGESIDMGSLSKEQQDYVKTVRVLLGHTLYSDSWLEL; this is encoded by the coding sequence ATGCTGCGTATAGGGGAGAATCTCAATGTGATGGTCAAGCGCATCGGTGAGGCCATGAAGAACAGGGATCCCAAGCCCATTCAGGAGATGGCCATTGCCGAGGCCGAGGCCGGAGTGGATTGGATAGACATAAATCTGGGGCCAGCTCGCAAGGGGGGCGAGGAGCTGATGGAATGGATGGTGAAGACCGTGCAGGAGGTGGTGGATACCCCTCTTTACCTGGATACAACAAACATCCAGGCCATGGAAGCAGGCCTGAGGGTTTACAAACCCAAGAAGGGCAAGGCGGTCATCAACTCCATAATGTGCCGACCCGAGCGTATGGAGGCCCAGATTCCCATGGCCAAGAAGTACGACGCTGGTATGGTGGCCTTGTTGTGGGGGCCAGAGGGGCTTCCCAGAGATGCCTCGGAAAGGAGCCTGCTGGCCACGGACATCCTGAGCCGGGCCGTGGAGGCTGGCATTGCACCACAGGACATCTACGTTGACCCCATAATCACTCCTGTGAATGTTCAGCAACAGCAGCTCCTGGAGTGCTTGGAGTTTATGAGACAACTGATGGAGATGGCTGAAGTGCTAGCCCCAGGTGTCAACTCCACCTGCGGGCTTTCCAACTGCTCCAATGGCGCTCCGGATCACCTAAGGCCCATCTTGAACCAGACCATGATGGTGATCCTGGAGCGGTACGGCATGACCACTGCAATAGTGGATGCCTTTGACAAACAGCTTGCTGCCATAGCCAAAGGGCAGAGGCCTGACATAGTGGCCATAATAAACAAGGTCTTGGATGGAGAGTCCATTGACATGGGATCCTTGAGCAAGGAGCAGCAGGATTACGTGAAAACAGTCAGGGTGCTTTTGGGCCATACCCTTTATTCAGATTCCTGGCTGGAGCTTTAG
- a CDS encoding DRTGG domain-containing protein yields the protein MKLRDLIDVLEAEVIVGQDKLDMEIHKAFASDLMSDVLAFATEGTMLLTGLTNAQVVRTAEMLDMSAVVFVRGKRPQAEAVELAKSRGIPLLSTPYILYESCGRLYQCGITGCRKKVNGCKLSWAAEEI from the coding sequence ATGAAGCTCAGAGATCTCATAGATGTTTTAGAGGCCGAGGTGATCGTAGGACAGGATAAGTTGGACATGGAGATCCACAAGGCTTTTGCCTCTGACCTGATGAGCGATGTCTTGGCCTTTGCCACAGAGGGGACCATGCTTCTGACAGGTCTGACCAATGCCCAGGTGGTCCGTACAGCCGAGATGCTGGATATGTCGGCCGTGGTTTTTGTGAGGGGCAAGAGGCCTCAGGCCGAAGCCGTGGAATTGGCCAAGAGCAGGGGAATCCCTCTTTTGAGCACTCCTTACATATTGTACGAAAGCTGCGGTCGTCTCTATCAGTGCGGGATCACAGGTTGCAGAAAAAAGGTGAACGGTTGTAAGCTTTCTTGGGCTGCAGAGGAGATTTAG
- a CDS encoding AAA family ATPase codes for MSFQIAMAGKGGTGKTTVAALTIRYLVEKGLKPVLAVDADANSNLNEMLGVKVHKVVGDAREEMKTQVPTGMTKETYMEMKVQEALVECDGFDLIVMGRPEGPGCYCYANTLLCKYLDILQRNYPYVVVDNEAGLEHISRLNQQDVDLMLVVTDPTKRGILTAQRVKDLTQELKIRVSKLKVIVNRSSGELDSQLEEELQAKGLDLGGVIPSDPNVEQFDLRGRPVVELPKDSVAVKALYEIMDKLLA; via the coding sequence ATGAGTTTCCAGATAGCCATGGCTGGCAAAGGCGGCACCGGCAAGACCACGGTGGCGGCTTTGACCATTAGGTATTTGGTGGAAAAAGGCTTGAAGCCTGTTCTGGCGGTGGATGCAGACGCCAACTCTAATCTCAACGAGATGTTGGGGGTGAAAGTTCACAAGGTTGTCGGAGACGCCAGAGAGGAGATGAAGACACAGGTTCCCACTGGTATGACCAAGGAAACTTACATGGAGATGAAGGTCCAGGAAGCCCTGGTGGAGTGCGACGGATTTGATCTCATAGTGATGGGAAGGCCTGAAGGGCCGGGCTGTTACTGCTACGCTAACACCCTCTTGTGCAAGTACCTGGACATTCTTCAGAGGAATTATCCATACGTGGTGGTGGACAATGAGGCAGGTCTGGAGCACATAAGCCGCCTGAACCAGCAGGATGTGGATCTGATGCTTGTGGTCACAGATCCCACCAAGAGGGGTATTCTCACGGCGCAGCGGGTAAAAGACCTGACTCAGGAACTCAAGATCAGGGTCAGTAAGCTCAAGGTCATAGTGAACCGCTCCAGCGGGGAACTGGATTCCCAATTGGAAGAGGAGCTCCAGGCCAAGGGCCTGGATTTGGGGGGGGTGATCCCATCTGATCCCAATGTGGAGCAATTCGATCTGAGAGGGAGACCCGTTGTGGAGCTGCCAAAGGACTCAGTGGCTGTGAAAGCTCTCTATGAGATCATGGATAAGCTATTGGCCTGA
- a CDS encoding tetrahydrofolate dehydrogenase/cyclohydrolase catalytic domain-containing protein gives MAAKLIKGAEVAKEIREELRQQVVQMKEKRGVVPGLVTILVGENPASQSYVRAKQQTAHELGFYSVQDDQPADISEAALLDLIQKYNKDPKIHGILVQLPLPKHIDETRVLYAIDPDKDVDGFHPVNVGKLMIGTADFLPCTPAGIQELLVRSGTKIEGAEVVVVGRSNIVGKPIANMLIQKGPGANATVTVVHTRTRDVAFHTRRADILIVAAGVPEYVKGDMVKEGSVVIDVGVNEVGRTADGKRKLVGDVAFDEVVDKVAAITPVPGGVGPMTITMLMKNTVKAALKAIGEK, from the coding sequence GTGGCTGCCAAACTCATCAAAGGTGCAGAAGTGGCGAAGGAGATAAGGGAGGAGTTGAGACAACAGGTGGTCCAGATGAAGGAGAAGCGCGGCGTCGTGCCAGGTTTGGTTACCATCCTGGTGGGAGAGAATCCGGCTTCCCAGAGTTATGTGAGGGCCAAACAGCAGACAGCCCACGAATTAGGCTTCTATTCGGTCCAGGATGATCAGCCCGCGGATATCAGCGAAGCAGCTCTGCTGGATCTTATCCAGAAGTACAACAAAGACCCCAAGATCCACGGAATCCTGGTTCAGCTTCCCTTGCCCAAACACATAGATGAAACCAGGGTATTGTATGCCATAGATCCGGACAAAGACGTGGACGGATTTCATCCCGTGAATGTTGGGAAACTGATGATAGGGACAGCTGACTTCTTGCCCTGTACCCCGGCCGGGATCCAGGAGCTGCTTGTGCGCTCAGGCACAAAGATCGAGGGTGCAGAGGTGGTGGTGGTGGGGAGATCCAACATAGTGGGGAAGCCCATTGCCAACATGCTGATCCAGAAGGGGCCTGGGGCAAATGCCACCGTAACTGTGGTGCACACCAGGACCAGGGACGTGGCTTTTCACACCAGACGGGCGGACATCCTGATAGTGGCTGCGGGGGTACCTGAATATGTGAAAGGAGACATGGTCAAAGAGGGCTCGGTGGTCATAGACGTAGGGGTTAACGAAGTGGGGCGCACGGCTGATGGGAAGCGAAAACTGGTGGGGGATGTGGCATTTGATGAGGTGGTGGACAAGGTTGCGGCCATAACTCCTGTGCCGGGTGGGGTTGGGCCCATGACCATAACCATGCTTATGAAAAACACCGTCAAGGCAGCTTTGAAGGCAATAGGGGAAAAATAG
- the acsB gene encoding acetyl-CoA decarbonylase/synthase complex subunit alpha/beta: MSKLVAFAAIQGARNIVSKAEGTYKRALEQYGPDQKLEFPNTAYYLPIIYSLLGIPVKTLKDAGKVLEIAKKLLPPIVKNRHHLPYLGPTLDAGMATLFAEEIVEAIRYVDDPDFYYPGEECDPENGHLWLGAADDVIMRKRGVEFVDGTAPGFAAIVGAAPDPETAKMIAEEYQRRNLYVFMCAHQAGTTFAEQLVQAGVQVGWNTRLVPFGPEISAAVFALGFANRAAMAFGGVRPGDYRKILLYNKDRIFAFVNALGEVNAEWAANAAGAINWGFPTIADTDIPEILPTGVCTYEHVVANVPHSEMVQKSVEVRGLKTTITKVDIPVSYGPAFEGERVRKEDLVLEMGGGKTQCTELVQMASMEEIEDGKITVIGKDIPDCEKGERIPLGIHVRVAGRKMQPDFEPILERQIHHLLNYAQGVMHIGQRDIAWIRLSALATDKGFRLKHIGQIIHDMFHKDFGSILDKVEVTLYTNAEDVEKFTQMARAVYKDRDARVENMTDEGVETYYSCTLCQSFAPSHVCMISPERTGLCGAYNWFDCKASYEINPTGPNQPVEKGECLDPKLGQWKGVNEFVQKASRGKIDHYNFYSIVYDPMTTCGCCECIAAVLPGCNGVMTVNRDYTGDTPCGMKFTTLAGVMGGGQSSPGFVGHSKYNIIQRKYLMGDGGLLRMVWMPKALKEELREGLLRRGQELGVPDLIDKIADETVGTDEASVLEFMKRVNHPALSMPPITG, encoded by the coding sequence ATGTCCAAGCTGGTTGCGTTTGCGGCGATCCAGGGTGCCCGAAACATCGTCTCGAAGGCGGAAGGTACTTACAAGAGGGCCCTGGAACAATATGGACCGGATCAGAAGTTGGAGTTCCCCAACACCGCTTATTACCTGCCCATAATCTATTCCCTGCTGGGAATACCGGTTAAGACCCTCAAGGATGCGGGAAAGGTGCTGGAAATAGCCAAGAAGCTACTTCCACCCATCGTGAAAAACCGCCACCACCTGCCTTACTTGGGGCCCACCCTGGATGCTGGAATGGCTACTCTCTTTGCCGAAGAGATAGTTGAGGCCATCAGGTACGTGGACGATCCAGATTTTTACTATCCTGGGGAGGAGTGCGACCCGGAAAACGGTCACCTGTGGCTGGGGGCAGCCGATGACGTGATAATGAGAAAACGCGGGGTGGAGTTCGTAGACGGCACGGCTCCAGGGTTTGCAGCCATTGTGGGAGCAGCTCCTGATCCTGAGACAGCCAAGATGATTGCAGAGGAATACCAGAGGAGAAACCTCTATGTTTTCATGTGCGCCCACCAGGCAGGCACTACTTTTGCGGAGCAGCTGGTTCAGGCCGGGGTCCAGGTGGGTTGGAACACCAGGCTGGTGCCCTTTGGCCCTGAGATCAGTGCTGCGGTGTTTGCTTTGGGTTTTGCCAACAGGGCTGCCATGGCCTTTGGAGGGGTAAGACCTGGAGATTACCGGAAGATACTTCTTTACAACAAGGACAGGATATTTGCCTTTGTGAACGCATTGGGTGAGGTCAATGCCGAATGGGCGGCCAATGCCGCTGGAGCCATAAACTGGGGATTCCCCACCATCGCGGACACGGACATACCAGAGATCCTGCCAACTGGTGTGTGCACCTATGAGCATGTGGTGGCCAATGTGCCTCACAGCGAGATGGTGCAGAAGTCCGTGGAGGTAAGGGGACTCAAGACCACCATAACCAAGGTGGACATTCCTGTCTCCTATGGACCAGCCTTCGAAGGTGAACGGGTCCGCAAAGAGGACCTGGTGCTGGAGATGGGTGGGGGCAAGACCCAGTGCACAGAGCTGGTGCAAATGGCCTCCATGGAAGAGATAGAGGATGGGAAGATAACGGTCATCGGCAAAGACATCCCAGACTGTGAAAAAGGCGAGAGGATCCCCCTGGGTATCCATGTGAGGGTGGCAGGCCGAAAGATGCAGCCGGATTTCGAACCCATTCTGGAGAGGCAGATTCACCACCTGCTGAATTACGCCCAGGGAGTAATGCACATAGGGCAGAGGGACATAGCTTGGATCAGGCTGTCGGCTCTGGCCACTGACAAAGGATTCCGCCTGAAACACATTGGTCAGATCATCCATGATATGTTTCACAAGGACTTTGGCTCCATCCTGGACAAGGTGGAGGTTACCCTTTACACCAATGCCGAGGATGTAGAGAAGTTCACCCAGATGGCCAGGGCTGTGTACAAGGACAGGGACGCCCGCGTGGAGAACATGACGGACGAAGGGGTGGAGACCTACTATTCCTGTACTCTTTGCCAGTCTTTTGCGCCCAGTCATGTGTGCATGATAAGCCCTGAGCGCACAGGGCTTTGCGGTGCTTACAACTGGTTTGACTGCAAGGCCAGCTATGAGATAAATCCCACTGGCCCCAACCAACCTGTGGAAAAAGGGGAGTGCTTGGATCCCAAGCTGGGACAGTGGAAGGGTGTCAACGAGTTCGTGCAAAAGGCCAGCCGTGGGAAAATAGACCACTACAACTTCTACAGCATAGTGTACGACCCCATGACCACATGCGGGTGCTGTGAGTGCATCGCTGCGGTGCTTCCGGGTTGCAACGGGGTCATGACCGTCAATCGGGACTATACTGGGGACACCCCCTGCGGGATGAAGTTCACCACCTTGGCAGGTGTGATGGGGGGAGGGCAGTCCAGTCCTGGTTTTGTGGGCCACTCCAAGTACAACATCATCCAGCGCAAGTACCTCATGGGAGACGGCGGGCTCTTGAGAATGGTCTGGATGCCCAAGGCGCTTAAGGAAGAGCTCCGAGAGGGTCTGCTCAGGAGGGGCCAGGAGCTGGGAGTTCCAGATCTCATAGACAAGATTGCTGATGAGACCGTCGGGACCGATGAGGCGTCGGTGCTGGAGTTCATGAAGAGGGTTAATCATCCTGCCCTTTCCATGCCTCCCATCACGGGTTAG
- the cooS gene encoding anaerobic carbon-monoxide dehydrogenase catalytic subunit, with protein MAEEKKEKVAGLAEAKTKKVDPKELSVDTATQAMLAKAQAEQVETIFDRAQAMKPCNIGEQGTCCKMCAQGPCRLPLTKKDLEGPDNRKGLCGATPETIAARNFARMVAAGSAAHSDHGRGVAEVFLAAARRETEDYTIKDTQKLLEIAPDFGVATHVIENGEEVERDIYEIAVEVGEKALGEWGKQEGEIFFARRAPQARYELWKKLDVIPRGIDREIVEIMHRTHMGVDQDYKNLVKQCTRAALADGWAGSMIATDLQDVLFGTPYPIQGEINLGVLKADHVNIVVHGHEPLLSEMIVVAARDPEMLAYAQSKGAKGIVLAGMCCTANEILVRHGLPIAGNYLQQELAIVTGAVDAMVVDVQCIMENIANVASCYHTKIVTTNPRAMMASGETVHIEFDEHHALEDAKKIVKLAIENFPNRKSEILIPKEKEMMVVGFSYEAINYHLGGTFRGSYWPLNDNIINGRIRGIGGVVGCNNARTTHDSAHLIVVKELLKNDVIVLTTGCNAMACGKAGLLTPEAAKVYCGAGLAEVCETVGIPPVLHMGACVDNSRILMAATQVVKAGGLGKDISDLPAAGCAPEWMSEKAISIGQYFVASGVYTLFGVGLPITGAPRFANYLTKELENIYGGMWDVEPDPYEMARKMIAHIDKKRKALGLDKAKERKLFDMADRRALEVA; from the coding sequence ATGGCAGAAGAGAAAAAGGAGAAGGTGGCGGGCTTGGCCGAAGCCAAGACCAAAAAGGTCGATCCCAAGGAGTTGAGTGTGGATACGGCCACCCAGGCAATGCTGGCCAAGGCACAGGCCGAGCAGGTGGAAACCATCTTTGACAGGGCCCAAGCTATGAAGCCTTGCAACATAGGCGAGCAGGGTACCTGCTGCAAGATGTGCGCCCAGGGGCCGTGCAGGTTGCCATTGACCAAAAAGGACTTGGAAGGTCCGGACAATCGAAAGGGGCTTTGCGGAGCCACCCCAGAGACCATCGCGGCGCGCAATTTCGCCCGTATGGTAGCGGCCGGCTCAGCCGCACACAGCGACCACGGCAGAGGAGTGGCCGAGGTGTTCTTGGCTGCGGCCAGAAGGGAAACCGAGGATTACACCATTAAAGACACACAGAAGCTCTTGGAAATAGCCCCTGACTTCGGAGTGGCCACCCATGTAATAGAAAACGGCGAAGAGGTGGAAAGGGACATCTATGAGATCGCCGTGGAGGTTGGGGAAAAGGCCTTGGGGGAGTGGGGTAAGCAGGAAGGGGAGATCTTCTTTGCCAGGAGGGCCCCACAGGCGCGCTATGAGCTTTGGAAAAAGCTGGATGTGATCCCAAGGGGAATTGACAGGGAAATAGTGGAAATAATGCACCGCACCCACATGGGAGTGGACCAGGATTACAAGAACCTGGTCAAGCAGTGCACCAGGGCTGCCCTGGCAGACGGCTGGGCAGGCTCCATGATCGCAACAGACCTTCAGGATGTTCTCTTTGGCACCCCTTACCCCATACAGGGGGAGATAAACCTGGGGGTGCTGAAGGCTGACCACGTAAACATAGTGGTTCACGGCCACGAGCCTCTTCTCTCAGAGATGATAGTAGTTGCAGCCAGGGACCCCGAAATGTTGGCCTATGCCCAGAGCAAGGGTGCCAAGGGCATAGTGCTGGCAGGCATGTGCTGCACTGCCAATGAGATCTTGGTGAGGCACGGGCTTCCCATTGCAGGGAACTACTTGCAGCAAGAGCTGGCCATAGTGACAGGGGCAGTGGACGCCATGGTGGTGGATGTGCAATGTATCATGGAGAACATAGCCAATGTTGCCTCTTGCTACCACACCAAGATCGTGACCACGAACCCCAGAGCCATGATGGCCAGCGGTGAGACCGTGCACATCGAGTTCGACGAGCATCATGCCCTGGAAGACGCCAAGAAGATCGTGAAATTGGCCATAGAGAACTTCCCCAACCGTAAATCCGAGATACTGATTCCCAAGGAAAAGGAGATGATGGTGGTGGGCTTCAGCTACGAAGCCATCAACTACCATTTGGGAGGAACCTTCAGAGGTTCATACTGGCCTCTCAATGACAACATAATAAACGGCCGCATCCGAGGCATAGGTGGAGTGGTAGGGTGCAACAATGCCAGGACAACCCATGACTCCGCCCACCTGATAGTTGTCAAGGAGCTTCTCAAGAACGACGTCATAGTGCTCACCACAGGTTGCAATGCCATGGCCTGCGGCAAGGCAGGTCTTCTGACCCCAGAGGCAGCAAAGGTATATTGCGGAGCCGGTCTTGCAGAGGTTTGCGAGACAGTAGGGATCCCGCCGGTGCTTCACATGGGGGCCTGCGTGGACAACAGCCGCATCCTCATGGCCGCCACCCAGGTGGTGAAGGCAGGAGGCCTGGGAAAGGACATCTCTGACCTGCCTGCTGCCGGATGTGCACCTGAGTGGATGAGCGAAAAGGCCATAAGCATAGGCCAATACTTTGTGGCAAGCGGAGTGTATACCTTATTCGGGGTGGGACTTCCCATAACAGGAGCCCCCAGGTTTGCCAATTATCTCACCAAGGAATTGGAGAACATCTATGGGGGTATGTGGGATGTAGAGCCTGATCCCTATGAGATGGCCCGTAAGATGATCGCTCATATAGACAAGAAGAGGAAGGCCCTGGGCCTGGACAAGGCCAAGGAGAGGAAGCTTTTCGACATGGCAGATCGTCGTGCTTTGGAAGTGGCCTGA
- the acsC gene encoding acetyl-CoA decarbonylase/synthase complex subunit gamma — translation MALTGIQIYKLLPKTNCGECGVPTCLAFAMALAAGKAELSACPYVSEEAKEQLAEASAPPIRPVVIGSDGRSLKVGGETVLFRHEKTFYNPCGLAGQVSDTDPELLDKVKKWAGLKWERIGLTLQPELVFLKCESGDQEKFASAAKAVAQNTDFSLILGCEDPQILAPAAKAIQERKPLLYAATQANADKMCELAAQTGCPLAVRGVDLEEVAELTTELTEAGLKDLVIDSGARDLAGAFLDQVAIRRAALIDKNRAFGFPTIAFANALGETIAEQTAAAAMLVPKYAGIIVLDELAPESLFPLLLQRLNIYTDPQRPMATSPGIYEINGPDENSPLCVTSNFSLTYFIVSGEIETSRVPSWLLVVDTEGLSVMTAWAAGKFAGDAIGIFMKKSGAVEKVKHKKVIIPGYAAAIAGDLEEELVDWTVLVGPREASALPAYLKEFKA, via the coding sequence ATGGCGCTGACCGGAATTCAGATCTATAAGTTGCTTCCCAAGACCAATTGCGGAGAATGCGGTGTACCTACTTGTCTGGCCTTTGCCATGGCTTTGGCAGCCGGGAAGGCGGAGCTGTCTGCCTGTCCCTATGTTTCGGAAGAGGCCAAGGAGCAACTGGCCGAGGCCAGTGCGCCTCCCATAAGACCGGTGGTGATTGGCAGCGACGGCCGTTCCCTGAAGGTGGGCGGTGAGACGGTTCTGTTCAGACATGAGAAGACCTTCTACAACCCTTGCGGACTGGCCGGGCAGGTAAGCGACACGGATCCCGAGCTCTTGGACAAGGTCAAGAAGTGGGCTGGGCTCAAGTGGGAGAGAATAGGGCTCACCCTTCAGCCGGAGCTGGTATTCCTGAAATGTGAATCAGGGGATCAGGAGAAATTTGCTTCTGCTGCTAAGGCTGTGGCTCAAAACACGGATTTCTCGTTGATCTTGGGGTGTGAAGATCCCCAGATACTGGCGCCTGCAGCCAAAGCCATCCAGGAAAGAAAGCCACTTTTGTACGCAGCCACCCAGGCCAATGCCGACAAGATGTGCGAGCTGGCCGCCCAGACCGGATGCCCTCTGGCCGTGCGGGGTGTGGATCTGGAGGAGGTGGCAGAGCTTACAACAGAGCTTACCGAGGCAGGACTCAAGGATCTGGTCATAGATTCGGGGGCCAGGGATCTGGCAGGAGCCTTCCTGGATCAGGTGGCCATAAGGAGGGCCGCCTTGATAGACAAGAACAGGGCCTTTGGTTTTCCCACCATAGCCTTTGCCAATGCCTTGGGGGAAACCATTGCAGAGCAGACAGCTGCAGCAGCCATGCTTGTTCCCAAGTATGCGGGGATCATAGTTCTGGATGAGCTTGCCCCGGAGAGCTTGTTCCCCTTGCTGCTTCAAAGGCTGAATATCTATACAGATCCTCAAAGACCTATGGCCACATCCCCGGGCATCTACGAAATAAACGGTCCTGATGAGAACTCGCCGCTTTGCGTTACGAGCAACTTCTCCCTTACTTACTTCATAGTCAGCGGCGAGATAGAGACCAGTAGGGTTCCTTCCTGGCTCTTGGTGGTGGATACCGAAGGCCTCTCGGTCATGACCGCCTGGGCAGCCGGTAAGTTTGCAGGTGACGCCATAGGTATCTTCATGAAGAAATCAGGGGCTGTGGAAAAGGTCAAGCACAAGAAAGTCATTATCCCGGGTTATGCGGCAGCCATCGCTGGAGACCTGGAGGAGGAGCTTGTGGACTGGACAGTGCTTGTGGGCCCCAGGGAGGCATCGGCCCTGCCGGCGTACCTCAAGGAATTTAAGGCCTGA